A window of Deltaproteobacteria bacterium contains these coding sequences:
- the pcrA gene encoding DNA helicase PcrA, which translates to MADEQNYLIDSLNPQQREAVLHEGGPLLILAGAGSGKTRVITHRIAHLIREGGIHPQQILAVTFTNKAAREMRERVERLLQRNCRGLWISTFHSACARLLRSHISLLGYTSNFVIYDTADQKAMIRACMKELNINEKMYTPDSILGRISRAKNDLISSDDYAATAQEFGAEAKTAQVYELYRKTLKGSNALDFDDLLFLTVRLFEEEAEIRLQYQERFQHILVDEYQDTNHAQYRLIKILAAGHRNLCVVGDDDQGIYSWRGADIGNILSFREDYPDLKVIQLEQNYRSTQNILTAAWHVVERNRDREPKKLWTENGEGEQLDYFEAPDEMEETDFVCRTVSSHRNEGMHLSDMAVFYRTNAQSRVLEEGMRKYGLPYRVVGGLRFYDRKEVRDLLAYLRVIANPKDSVNLRRILNVPPRGIGATTLARLEELGMERRCTLYEALKASQEIDRISKRPRREIGAFLQIMGELIEAKESHPPSFLLEEIDRRIGYTKKLKESKDPTDSTRLENIQELYSALKAFEEDAEDSRLEAFLESVALISDADTAKTDAGVITLMTLHSAKGLEFPVVFLTGMEEGLFPHGMSLRSESGLEEERRLCYVGMTRAKEKLYLTSAQSRRVFGTYRAGIPSRFLREIPAKLLNRHGAATPRRPAFRSAATSPSSSTAATATAAATPFAVGCRVRHPLWGFGTVTTSIPTDRGAKVTVHFQQVGSKKLIAELAGLQPI; encoded by the coding sequence ATGGCGGATGAACAAAATTACCTGATCGACAGCCTCAACCCTCAGCAGCGGGAGGCGGTCCTCCATGAAGGGGGGCCTTTGCTGATTCTCGCAGGCGCCGGCTCCGGGAAAACCCGGGTCATTACCCATCGGATTGCCCACCTGATCCGGGAAGGGGGCATTCATCCTCAGCAGATCCTGGCAGTCACCTTCACCAACAAGGCGGCGCGGGAGATGCGGGAACGGGTGGAACGGCTTCTGCAGCGGAACTGCCGCGGTCTCTGGATCTCAACCTTCCACTCGGCCTGTGCCCGATTGCTCAGAAGTCACATCTCCCTGCTGGGTTACACCTCCAACTTCGTCATCTATGATACGGCCGACCAGAAAGCAATGATTCGCGCCTGCATGAAGGAATTGAACATCAATGAAAAAATGTATACACCCGACTCCATCCTCGGCCGGATCAGCCGGGCCAAGAACGATCTCATCAGTTCGGATGATTATGCCGCTACGGCGCAGGAGTTCGGTGCCGAGGCAAAAACCGCACAGGTCTATGAACTCTACCGGAAGACACTGAAAGGGAGCAACGCCCTCGATTTCGATGATCTCCTTTTCCTCACCGTCCGGCTGTTCGAAGAAGAAGCCGAAATCCGCCTCCAATACCAGGAGCGTTTCCAACATATTCTCGTCGATGAATACCAGGACACCAACCACGCCCAGTACCGTTTGATTAAAATCCTGGCGGCCGGACATCGCAATCTCTGCGTCGTCGGTGACGATGATCAGGGAATCTACAGCTGGCGGGGAGCGGATATCGGGAACATTCTCTCTTTCCGGGAGGATTATCCCGACCTGAAGGTCATCCAGTTGGAACAAAATTATCGATCCACCCAAAATATCCTTACTGCCGCCTGGCACGTGGTCGAGCGAAACCGGGACCGGGAACCCAAAAAACTCTGGACCGAAAATGGGGAGGGGGAACAACTCGACTATTTTGAAGCGCCGGATGAAATGGAGGAAACCGACTTCGTCTGCAGAACCGTCAGCAGCCATCGGAACGAAGGGATGCACCTGTCCGACATGGCCGTCTTCTACCGGACCAACGCCCAGTCCCGGGTCCTGGAAGAAGGGATGCGGAAATACGGACTCCCCTACCGGGTGGTCGGGGGACTGCGGTTCTATGATCGGAAAGAGGTGCGGGATCTGCTGGCCTATCTCCGGGTCATTGCAAACCCGAAAGACTCCGTCAACCTGAGGCGGATCCTCAACGTCCCCCCCCGGGGGATCGGAGCCACCACCCTAGCTCGGCTTGAAGAACTGGGGATGGAACGAAGATGCACCCTCTACGAAGCCCTGAAAGCATCGCAGGAAATCGACCGGATCTCCAAGCGACCCCGCCGGGAGATCGGCGCCTTTCTGCAGATTATGGGTGAACTGATCGAAGCCAAAGAATCGCACCCCCCTTCCTTCCTTTTAGAGGAGATTGACCGCCGGATCGGTTACACCAAAAAGCTGAAGGAGTCCAAAGATCCTACCGACAGCACGCGCCTGGAGAACATCCAGGAGCTTTACTCGGCACTGAAGGCATTTGAAGAGGACGCCGAAGACAGCCGACTTGAAGCCTTTCTGGAGAGTGTGGCCCTCATCTCCGATGCGGATACGGCGAAGACCGACGCCGGGGTGATCACCCTCATGACCCTCCACAGCGCCAAGGGGCTGGAATTCCCCGTCGTCTTTCTCACCGGCATGGAAGAAGGGCTCTTTCCCCACGGCATGAGTCTTCGTTCCGAATCGGGTCTGGAAGAAGAACGTCGGCTCTGCTACGTCGGCATGACCCGGGCCAAGGAGAAACTCTATCTGACCTCCGCCCAATCTCGCCGGGTATTCGGGACCTACCGGGCCGGAATCCCTTCCCGCTTCCTCCGGGAGATCCCTGCGAAGCTTTTGAACCGCCATGGGGCGGCAACACCCCGCCGACCCGCTTTCCGTTCCGCCGCAACGTCCCCCTCCTCTTCCACTGCGGCTACAGCTACGGCCGCCGCCACCCCCTTTGCCGTGGGGTGCCGTGTCCGCCATCCCCTCTGGGGGTTCGGTACCGTCACCACCTCCATCCCCACCGACCGGGGCGCCAAAGTCACCGTCCACTTTCAGCAAGTCGGCTCCAAAAAGCTCATTGCCGAGCTGGCGGGACTACAGCCAATCTGA